A window of Aequoribacter fuscus genomic DNA:
ATCGTCCCATGCGTACGCGCATTGCGGCCGAGGCCAAAGGTAAGCGATTTTTGAATTTGTTCTGTTATACCGGTACGGCGAGTATTCACGCGGCTTTAGGGGGCGCGAAACGCACGGTGAGTGTCGATTTGTCGAATACCTATACGGCTTGGTATCGCGAAAATTTGGCTCTTAATGGACTGGCAGAAGCAACGAATGCGATAGTGCGTTCCGATGTGTCCGCTTGGCTGGGAACGACGAAAGAGCGTTTTGATTTAATCTTGTTGGATCCGCCGTCGTTCTCGAACTCTAAAAAAACCGACCAAAGCTTTGATGTTCAGCGCGATCAGGTCAGTTTAGTACAGGCGGCCATGGCCGTGCTTGAACCTTCGGGCGTGTTGTACTTTTCGAACAATCGTCGGGGGTTTAAGTTAGACGACACGCTGGCAGAGGCTTATGAGGTTCGCGACATCAGTGCGCAGACCTTGGATCCAGACTTCGAACGCAATCCGAAAATTCACCAGGCGTGGATGCTGCGCCATCGCGGTTCATGATCAGTGTCGTGTACCACTCGCAGTCGGGGCGTAGCGCTCTTATTGCACAGCAGGTAGCACGGGGAGTGCAAACCGTAGCCCAGTGCGCTGTGTTTCGCGCGCTTGATGCCGGGGTAGACGTCTGGCTTGAGTCCGATGCTGTGTTACTGGTAGGCGCAGAAAATTCGGCAAGTCTTGCTGGGGAGTTCAAGGCGTTTTTGGATCGAACGCTCTACCCGTTTTACGAGCAAGAACGAGTGGCTTTGGCCGCGATGTTAATTTGCGCTGGCAATGATGGGCGCGGCGCCCTTGCTCAGTTCGAGCGAGTGGCCAAAGGATTTCCTCTAAAGTTAATGGCTCCGACGGAAATTTTACTGGGTGAGCCTAGCGAGACTAGCTTGGCCTACGCTCACGATTGGGGACAGGCCTTGAGTGAGGGCGTAAAAATGGGAATCTTTTGAAGAAATGCGGTCAAAAAAGCCCATCAGAATTGAGAAAATAAGCGCTTCGGCATAGACTTGCGCGCTGGTTTGAAATAGGGGAAAGGTATGGCAGGCAAGACCTTATACGACAAGTTGTGGGAGAGCCACCTCGTCGAGCTGCGCGATGACGGCACCGCGCTGATTTATATCGATCGTCATCTCATTCATGAGGTGACCTCACCGCAAGCTTTCGAAGGTTTGCGTATTGCTGGGCGCAAACCTTGGCGTCGAGATGCCAACCTCGCTGTACCTGATCACAACGTGCCGACGGATGCCAAAGAGCGTGCGGGCGGTGTGGCAGGTATTGTTGACCCAGTGTCGCGCTTGCAGGTTCAAACGCTAGATGATAACTGCATAGCCTTCGATATTGTCGAAATACCGATTAACGACGTGCGCCAGGGCATTGTGCACGTGGTGGGGCCCGAGACCGGCGCGACCTTGCCGGGTATGACCGTGGTTTGCGGTGACTCCCATACGTCAACACACGGTGCGTTGGGCGCGCTTGCCCATGGTATTGGTACCTCAGAAGTCGAACACGTGTTGGCCACACAGTGTTTGATCCAACGTAAAATGAAGAACTTGCGTGTCCGAGTCGAAGGGCATCTCGCTGCGGGTGTGACTGCCAAGGATATGGCCTTGGCGATTATTGGTACGATTGGCACTGCAGGTGGGACGGGTTACGCCATCGAATTCGCCGGTAGTGCGGTGCAGGCGTTAAGCATGGAAGGGCGCATGACTCTGTGCAATATGTCGATTGAGGCGGGCGCTCGAATGGGCATGGTAGGGGTTGACCAAGTGACCTTAGATTATGTGAAAGGCCGCCCCTACGCGCCAAGCGGTGCACTGTGGGATCAGGCTGAAGCCTACTGGCGCACGCTGCACTCTGATGCCGATGCGGTATTTGATCGAGAAGTCGTGCTGCAGGCTGAGG
This region includes:
- the leuC gene encoding 3-isopropylmalate dehydratase large subunit, producing the protein MAGKTLYDKLWESHLVELRDDGTALIYIDRHLIHEVTSPQAFEGLRIAGRKPWRRDANLAVPDHNVPTDAKERAGGVAGIVDPVSRLQVQTLDDNCIAFDIVEIPINDVRQGIVHVVGPETGATLPGMTVVCGDSHTSTHGALGALAHGIGTSEVEHVLATQCLIQRKMKNLRVRVEGHLAAGVTAKDMALAIIGTIGTAGGTGYAIEFAGSAVQALSMEGRMTLCNMSIEAGARMGMVGVDQVTLDYVKGRPYAPSGALWDQAEAYWRTLHSDADAVFDREVVLQAEDIKPQVTWGTSPEMVLPVDASVPTVEAQADDVSKSSVKRALEYMGLQGGQAITDIKLDRVFIGSCTNSRIEDIREAAAIAKGRKVAANVKQAMVVPGSGEVKAQAEKEGLHTILIEAGFEWREPGCSMCLAMNADKLGSGEHCASTSNRNFEGRQGIGGRTHLVSPGMAAAAAIAGHFVDVREFGGRA